One window from the genome of Desulforamulus ruminis DSM 2154 encodes:
- a CDS encoding DEAD/DEAH box helicase — protein sequence MKMNIQLNYNQKKNEVILICDDPEDQYWRLLGRIVADNVGEFSTQSDSIIFAWRYFLAFKKELAIYAKSHNIGIRFSPDVKCLLESANTASYQYALKCKPLDEAILISKLREAGFKRTLTSNQLRNLSKLASLPSSATFSVPGAGKTTEALAFYFINRKKEDKLLVVAPKNAFGAWDEQLEICNPNGESSFVRLRGGENNIRELLKSNPQYIIITYQQFPRVRSLVSEFISRNSVFVFLDESHRIKSGKQGVSAEAILNISYLPVRKLIMSGTPMPQSVNDLIPQINFLYPDIRVKEEDVISIAQPLFVRTTKAQLGLPSIEHKLISIPMDPLQYNIYLLLKSEFKRQLNPYLNDDAKSALRKIGKCTIKLMQFVSNPALLSSDMDYVFNQKLGRLLLINNGPKIEYACNRARQLAKEGKKVIIWTSFVENVELIAERLRDLGADFIHGGVDAGDEDDNDSREGKIKRFHDDPNCMVLVANPAAASEGISLHKVCQYAIYVDRSFNAAQYLQSEDRIHRLGLSDDLKPTVEIIECKDSIDEVIRKRLSIKVQRMAKALNDPSLNIDPIPYDFKMFDEQVGGMQLDDLDDIINYFFGGIQND from the coding sequence ATGAAAATGAATATTCAACTCAACTATAATCAAAAGAAAAATGAAGTGATATTGATTTGTGATGATCCTGAGGATCAATACTGGAGGCTTTTAGGGAGAATTGTTGCAGATAATGTTGGAGAATTCTCCACACAATCAGATAGTATTATTTTTGCATGGAGATATTTTCTTGCCTTTAAAAAAGAATTAGCTATTTATGCAAAATCACATAACATAGGAATACGGTTCAGTCCGGATGTAAAATGCTTATTGGAGTCCGCAAATACTGCTTCTTATCAATATGCTCTAAAATGTAAGCCATTGGATGAAGCCATTTTGATAAGCAAATTACGTGAAGCGGGCTTTAAAAGGACATTAACGTCAAATCAGTTAAGAAATTTGAGCAAATTAGCTAGTTTACCTTCTAGTGCTACATTTTCCGTACCCGGGGCCGGAAAAACAACTGAAGCCTTAGCCTTTTATTTTATAAATAGAAAAAAGGAAGATAAATTATTAGTTGTCGCTCCTAAAAATGCTTTTGGTGCATGGGACGAACAATTAGAGATTTGTAACCCTAATGGGGAGAGCAGTTTTGTACGTTTGCGTGGTGGGGAAAATAATATTAGGGAATTGCTAAAAAGTAATCCACAATATATCATCATTACTTATCAACAGTTTCCGCGAGTGAGGTCACTAGTTTCAGAATTTATATCCCGCAATTCTGTATTTGTATTTTTAGATGAGAGTCATCGTATAAAAAGTGGGAAGCAGGGAGTATCCGCAGAGGCCATTCTAAATATATCCTATCTACCAGTTCGAAAATTAATAATGAGTGGTACCCCTATGCCTCAGAGTGTGAATGATTTAATTCCACAAATTAATTTTTTGTATCCGGATATTAGAGTTAAAGAAGAAGATGTGATTTCTATTGCTCAGCCTTTGTTTGTAAGAACAACAAAGGCTCAATTGGGGTTACCCTCTATTGAGCATAAATTAATATCCATACCCATGGACCCCTTACAATACAATATTTATCTACTTTTAAAATCTGAATTTAAAAGGCAGTTAAATCCTTATTTAAATGATGATGCAAAATCTGCTTTAAGAAAAATTGGGAAATGTACAATAAAGCTTATGCAGTTTGTGTCTAATCCAGCCCTATTATCATCAGATATGGATTATGTATTTAATCAGAAACTGGGTAGGCTTCTTTTAATAAATAACGGTCCTAAGATTGAGTATGCATGTAACAGAGCTCGACAATTAGCAAAAGAAGGGAAAAAGGTAATTATTTGGACATCCTTTGTTGAAAATGTTGAATTGATAGCAGAAAGATTACGTGATTTAGGCGCTGACTTTATACATGGTGGTGTAGATGCTGGCGATGAAGATGATAATGATTCACGTGAAGGAAAAATAAAGCGTTTCCACGATGATCCTAACTGTATGGTTTTAGTTGCAAATCCGGCAGCAGCTTCAGAGGGTATCAGCTTGCATAAAGTTTGTCAATATGCAATATATGTTGATAGATCATTTAATGCTGCGCAATATCTGCAGTCAGAAGACAGAATTCACAGACTAGGATTATCAGATGATTTAAAACCTACCGTAGAAATAATAGAATGCAAGGACAGTATAGATGAGGTAATACGAAAGAGGTTATCGATTAAGGTCCAACGAATGGCAAAAGCGTTAAATGATCCATCGTTAAATATTGATCCTATTCCATATGACTTTAAAATGTTTGATGAGCAAGTGGGGGGTATGCAACTAGATGATTTAGATGATATTATCAATTATTTTTTTGGTGGTATTCAAAATGATTAG